A DNA window from Thiothrix subterranea contains the following coding sequences:
- a CDS encoding DUF2237 family protein, giving the protein MYESLNVLGTALEECSTQPITGFFRDGSCNTHKQDVGSHTVCAVMTQAFLEFSRSQGNDLMTPVPEYGFPGLKPGDQWCLCAARWREAFDAGKAPRVRVLATHQDCLRILDLADLKQHAVDLS; this is encoded by the coding sequence ATGTACGAATCCCTCAATGTTTTAGGCACAGCACTGGAAGAATGCAGCACCCAACCCATCACCGGCTTTTTCCGCGATGGCTCCTGCAATACCCACAAACAAGACGTTGGCTCGCACACCGTGTGCGCAGTCATGACGCAAGCCTTCCTCGAATTCAGCCGCTCACAAGGCAACGACCTAATGACACCCGTGCCAGAATACGGTTTCCCCGGCTTGAAACCGGGCGACCAATGGTGTTTGTGTGCGGCACGTTGGCGCGAAGCCTTTGACGCGGGCAAAGCCCCACGGGTACGGGTGCTGGCAACCCATCAAGACTGCTTACGCATCCTCGATTTGGCAGACTTAAAACAACACGCGGTTGATTTGTCGTAA
- a CDS encoding Fic family protein, giving the protein MQLASLTDLLPQMETPAILKALVAAHRHLAELKGIAKTIPNQEILLSTLSLQEAQDSSAIENIITTQDALFKYRLQVDVVDVAAKEVSAYADGLSVGYQRVREHGLLTLNTIIAIQETLEQSRAGLRKVPGTVLRNERTGEVVFAPPSPETLPALMSGFEYLLHDEQTALDPLIKMALIHHQFETIHPFYDGNGRTGRIINILYLVKEGLLDSPVLYLSRYINHTKADYYRLLQQVRDTGEWQEWVIYMLRGIASTAKHTITLVEGISVLLQQQKHHIRRHHRFYSQDLINNIFRHPYTKVQFLEHDLNVSRATATRYLDALAQDGVLEKHKLGRENYYLNKALVDLLFNIPKMTTD; this is encoded by the coding sequence ATGCAACTGGCTTCACTGACAGACTTACTACCGCAGATGGAAACACCCGCCATCCTGAAGGCGTTAGTGGCCGCACATCGCCACCTTGCAGAACTTAAGGGCATTGCAAAAACCATCCCCAATCAGGAAATTCTGCTCTCCACTCTCAGTTTGCAAGAAGCACAAGACAGTTCTGCGATTGAAAATATTATTACCACCCAAGATGCGCTCTTTAAATACCGCTTGCAAGTCGATGTGGTGGATGTGGCAGCCAAAGAAGTCTCAGCCTATGCAGATGGCTTAAGCGTTGGCTACCAGCGAGTGCGTGAACACGGCTTGCTCACCTTGAACACTATTATTGCGATTCAAGAAACATTGGAACAGAGCCGCGCTGGTTTACGCAAAGTGCCAGGAACAGTACTGCGTAATGAGCGCACCGGAGAAGTCGTATTTGCACCACCGTCCCCCGAAACCTTACCAGCCCTGATGAGTGGCTTTGAATACCTGCTGCATGATGAGCAGACGGCACTCGACCCCTTGATTAAAATGGCGCTTATCCACCATCAATTTGAAACCATTCACCCGTTTTACGATGGCAATGGCAGAACAGGGCGTATTATCAACATCCTGTATCTGGTTAAGGAAGGCTTGTTAGACTCGCCCGTGTTGTACCTGAGCCGTTACATCAACCATACCAAAGCGGACTACTACCGTTTGCTGCAACAGGTGCGTGATACCGGCGAATGGCAGGAATGGGTAATCTATATGCTGCGCGGCATTGCCTCAACCGCAAAACACACGATTACGCTGGTTGAAGGCATCAGCGTATTGCTGCAACAGCAAAAACACCATATTCGCCGTCATCACCGTTTTTACAGTCAAGATTTGATCAATAATATTTTTCGCCACCCGTACACCAAAGTACAATTTCTGGAACATGATCTTAACGTGTCTCGTGCCACCGCGACCCGCTATCTGGATGCATTAGCGCAGGATGGTGTGCTGGAAAAGCACAAACTGGGGCGTGAAAATTATTACCTGAACAAAGCCTTGGTGGATTTGCTGTTCAATATTCCCAAAATGACAACCGACTAA
- a CDS encoding HIT family protein, producing MNQSTLYPFCQLAAADIVAENAFHVVIRDRSPVSLGHSLIIPKRHVASLFEFTAEEFNGAMGINRQL from the coding sequence ATGAATCAGTCTACGCTTTACCCGTTCTGCCAACTCGCGGCGGCGGATATTGTGGCGGAAAATGCGTTTCATGTGGTCATTCGTGACCGTTCTCCGGTGTCGTTGGGGCATTCGCTGATTATTCCGAAGCGTCATGTGGCTTCACTGTTTGAATTTACGGCTGAAGAATTCAACGGTGCGATGGGTATTAACAGGCAACTCTGA
- a CDS encoding type II toxin-antitoxin system VapC family toxin: MNLFFDTSALVKYFHLEAGTAQVVSLMDDPTNEIWVSDLARIEFIS, encoded by the coding sequence GTGAACCTATTTTTTGACACTTCAGCTCTCGTCAAATATTTCCATCTCGAAGCAGGCACTGCCCAAGTCGTCAGCTTGATGGATGACCCTACCAATGAAATCTGGGTATCCGATTTGGCAAGGATTGAGTTTATTAGCTGA
- a CDS encoding HIT family protein, with product MTTAPSCPFCQLAAADIVAENAFHVVIRDRFPVSLGHSLLIPKRHVASLFELTAEEFNALHELLHITKQQLDTQYQPAGYNVGVNVGEAAGQTVFHLHVHVMPRYVGDQEDPRGGVRWVFPEKAVYWE from the coding sequence ATGACCACTGCGCCCTCTTGCCCGTTTTGCCAACTCGCGGCGGCGGATATTGTGGCGGAAAATGCGTTTCATGTGGTGATTCGTGACCGTTTTCCGGTGTCGTTGGGGCATTCGCTGCTTATTCCGAAGCGTCATGTGGCTTCACTGTTTGAACTCACGGCTGAAGAATTCAACGCTTTGCATGAATTGCTGCATATCACCAAGCAGCAACTCGACACGCAATATCAGCCCGCAGGCTATAACGTCGGCGTGAATGTCGGGGAAGCGGCAGGGCAAACGGTGTTTCACCTGCATGTGCATGTGATGCCGCGTTATGTGGGTGATCAGGAAGATCCGCGTGGTGGCGTGCGGTGGGTTTTTCCTGAAAAGGCGGTGTATTGGGAATGA
- a CDS encoding DUF5615 family PIN-like protein, with the protein MRFVVDAQLPPALARFLASLGEEAIHVLDAGLLEADDGEIWSFALENDWVIITKDDDFQFRASVSKLYPKIIWVRIGNCSKQKLLEIFRKHWETIKQELEAGAFLVEVV; encoded by the coding sequence ATGCGTTTTGTCGTTGATGCACAATTACCGCCTGCACTGGCGCGATTTCTCGCGAGTTTGGGTGAAGAAGCCATTCATGTGCTGGATGCAGGTTTGTTGGAAGCCGATGATGGAGAAATCTGGTCATTTGCACTGGAAAACGATTGGGTAATCATTACCAAGGACGATGATTTTCAGTTTCGAGCTTCTGTCAGCAAGCTGTACCCCAAAATCATTTGGGTGCGGATTGGTAATTGCTCAAAGCAGAAATTGCTGGAAATTTTCAGAAAGCATTGGGAAACAATCAAGCAAGAGTTGGAAGCTGGAGCTTTTTTGGTCGAGGTGGTTTGA
- a CDS encoding DUF433 domain-containing protein: MTSENLLSRITVETGKCGGRPCIRGLRIRVQDVLGMLAEGMETKEILEDYPYLEAADIRAVLMYAARQFDHPILQAA, from the coding sequence ATGACATCAGAAAATTTGTTAAGCCGCATCACGGTTGAAACAGGCAAATGTGGCGGTCGCCCTTGCATTCGCGGCTTGCGTATCCGTGTACAAGATGTGCTGGGGATGCTGGCGGAAGGCATGGAAACCAAAGAGATTCTGGAGGACTACCCCTATTTGGAAGCAGCCGACATCCGCGCCGTGCTGATGTATGCCGCTCGCCAATTTGATCACCCTATCTTGCAGGCTGCCTAA
- a CDS encoding HIT family protein, translating to MTTAPSCPFCQLAAADIVAENAFHVVIRDRFPVSLGHSLLIPKRHVASLFELTAEEFNALHELLHITKQQLDTQHQPAGYNIGVNVGEAAGQTVSHLHVHVMPRYVGDQEDPRGGVRWIFPEKAVYWE from the coding sequence ATGACCACTGCACCCTCTTGCCCGTTCTGCCAACTCGCGGCGGCGGATATTGTGGCGGAAAATGCGTTTCATGTGGTCATTCGTGACCGTTTTCCGGTGTCGTTGGGGCATTCGCTGCTTATTCCGAAGCGTCATGTGGCTTCACTGTTTGAACTCACGGCTGAAGAATTCAACGCTTTGCATGAATTGCTGCATATCACTAAGCAGCAATTGGATACCCAACACCAGCCCGCAGGTTATAACATCGGGGTGAATGTCGGGGAGGCGGCAGGGCAAACGGTGTCTCACCTGCATGTGCATGTGATGCCGCGTTATGTGGGCGATCAGGAAGATCCGCGTGGTGGCGTGCGGTGGATTTTTCCTGAAAAGGCGGTGTATTGGGAATGA